In Pseudomonas putida, a genomic segment contains:
- the mscL gene encoding large-conductance mechanosensitive channel protein MscL — protein MGMLSEFKAFAVKGNVVDMAVGIIIGAAFGKIVSSFVGDVVMPPLGLLIGGVDFSDLAITLKAAEGDIPAVVLAYGKFIQTVIDFIIIAFAIFMGVKAINRLKREEAAAPSAPPVPTPQETLLTEIRDLLKAQNQNRQP, from the coding sequence ATGGGCATGCTCAGTGAGTTCAAGGCCTTCGCGGTCAAAGGTAATGTCGTCGACATGGCGGTCGGTATCATCATCGGCGCGGCCTTCGGCAAGATCGTCTCCTCGTTCGTCGGGGACGTGGTGATGCCACCACTGGGGCTGCTGATCGGCGGCGTCGATTTCAGTGACCTGGCCATCACCCTCAAGGCAGCCGAAGGCGATATCCCGGCAGTGGTGCTGGCCTACGGCAAGTTCATCCAGACGGTGATCGACTTCATCATCATCGCCTTCGCCATTTTCATGGGCGTCAAGGCTATCAACCGCTTGAAGCGCGAGGAGGCCGCAGCGCCGAGCGCACCGCCCGTACCGACTCCTCAGGAAACCTTGCTGACCGAGATCCGCGACCTGCTCAAGGCGCAGAACCAGAACCGACAGCCCTGA